The sequence GGGTGTGTCAGAATCAGACGAGGATCAGGCGGATGCCCTGTTCCACGCGCTATCCGACCGAACGAGGCGCGACATCATGCGTCGCGTACTGGCCGGCGAGCATTCCGTCTCGGCACTCGCAGCGAAGTACGACATGAGCTTCGCTGCGGTACAAAAGCACGTCGCCGTCCTAGAGAAGTCCGGTTTACTCGTGAAACGACGCAGTGGCCGTGAACAACTCGCCAGGGGCGATGTCGAAGCAGTGCGCGCGGTGTCGTCCATGCTCACCGAGCTGGAACAAGTCTGGCGTGGGCGGATCGCACGCATCGACGAACTGATCGCAACGCAACCTCAACGGAAGGAATGAACGATGCCTGTCACCAATGTCAGCCACGACATCGATGCACTGACCCTGACCATCACCGCCGAGTTCGCGGCGCCTCGGGAGCGAATCTGGCAAATCTATGCCGATCCTCGCCAGCTCGAGAAGATTTGGGGTCCGCCGACGTACCCGGCAACAGTGGTCGACCATGAGTTCACCCCGGGCGGTCGGGTCACCTACTACATGACCGGCCCCGAGGGCGACAAGCATGCGGGCTACTGGAACATCATCTCCATCGATGAGCCGACCGGCTTCAGCTTCACCGACGGATTCGCCGATGCGGATTTCAGCCCGATCGAATCGATGCCAGTGTCCACCAACGATTTCTCCTTCCGTGAGGAGGGCGGCAGCACCATCGCAACCTACGTGAGCACCTACGCAACTGCCGAAGGTCTCCAGCAGGTGCTCGACATGGGCGTGGTCGAGGGTGCTTCGCAGGCGATCGGCCAGATCGACGACCTCATCAAGAGTTGAGGCTGCCGGGTCACCACAGTGGCCGATCTCGTCGCCTCGCCCTTCGTGTGCGAGGCGACGAGCCGGCACGACGAGTTGCATCGTTCAGGTTGTGCGAACCTCAGATGCGGCGCATCACCGACACCACCTTGCCCAGGACGACTGCGTCGTCACCGTCAATCGCAGCATAGGCAGGATTGCGGGGCTCGAGGAAGACGTGGCCATCGCGGCGCCGGAGCACCTTGACCGTGGCCTCGCCATCAATCATCGCGGCAACGATCTCGCCGGAGTGGGCTTCGTCCTGGCGGCGCACCACGACGACATCGCCATCGCAGATCGCGGCGTCGATCATCGATTCGCCGCGTACCCGCAACCCGAAGACGGTGCCGGAGCCGACGAGCTCGCGAGGGAGCGTCAGTGTCTCATCGGCGTGCTCTTCCGCGAGGATCGGTGCGCCGGCGGCGATGTCGCCGACCACCGGTACCGTCACATTGTTGTCGGACGAGTGACCGTGCTTCGCCTCGGTGAGGAACGGGCGCACGTCCAATTGCCGAGCCATGGCCGAACCCCGGCGAAGAAAGCCCCTCTCCTCGAGACTTTTCAGATGCTTGGACACCGACGACGTCGACCGCAG comes from Rhodococcus oxybenzonivorans and encodes:
- a CDS encoding ArsR/SmtB family transcription factor, encoding MSESDEDQADALFHALSDRTRRDIMRRVLAGEHSVSALAAKYDMSFAAVQKHVAVLEKSGLLVKRRSGREQLARGDVEAVRAVSSMLTELEQVWRGRIARIDELIATQPQRKE
- a CDS encoding SRPBCC family protein, with protein sequence MPVTNVSHDIDALTLTITAEFAAPRERIWQIYADPRQLEKIWGPPTYPATVVDHEFTPGGRVTYYMTGPEGDKHAGYWNIISIDEPTGFSFTDGFADADFSPIESMPVSTNDFSFREEGGSTIATYVSTYATAEGLQQVLDMGVVEGASQAIGQIDDLIKS
- the lexA gene encoding transcriptional repressor LexA, which gives rise to MFGGLDASTLPPRQQRILATIRDWVAAHGCPPSTRQIGDAVGLRSTSSVSKHLKSLEERGFLRRGSAMARQLDVRPFLTEAKHGHSSDNNVTVPVVGDIAAGAPILAEEHADETLTLPRELVGSGTVFGLRVRGESMIDAAICDGDVVVVRRQDEAHSGEIVAAMIDGEATVKVLRRRDGHVFLEPRNPAYAAIDGDDAVVLGKVVSVMRRI